In Massilia violaceinigra, one DNA window encodes the following:
- a CDS encoding Spy/CpxP family protein refolding chaperone: MNVLNTVRKSLVISLAVLGMGGAAVAVHAQESVNPKATSVEAHRGHHGDHGNRAAHMAARQARLHDQLKLTAAQEPAWAAFIAASKPGQRPARGERGQWASLTAPERMEKQLEMAKQHVAAMETRLAALNTFYSTLTPEQKKVFDEQSMRRGHHGKHKRQA; encoded by the coding sequence ATGAACGTACTCAATACCGTCCGCAAAAGCCTCGTGATCAGTCTTGCCGTGCTGGGCATGGGCGGCGCCGCCGTTGCCGTACACGCACAGGAGAGCGTCAACCCGAAAGCGACCAGCGTGGAAGCCCACCGCGGTCACCACGGCGACCATGGCAACCGGGCCGCGCACATGGCCGCGCGCCAGGCGCGCCTGCACGACCAGCTCAAGCTTACTGCGGCACAGGAACCGGCCTGGGCGGCGTTCATCGCCGCCAGCAAACCGGGCCAGCGCCCCGCTCGTGGCGAACGCGGCCAGTGGGCCAGCCTGACGGCGCCGGAGCGCATGGAAAAGCAGCTGGAAATGGCCAAGCAGCATGTCGCGGCCATGGAAACCCGGCTGGCTGCCTTGAACACCTTCTATTCGACACTAACGCCGGAGCAAAAGAAAGTTTTTGACGAGCAAAGCATGCGGCGCGGACATCACGGCAAGCACAAACGCCAGGCCTGA
- a CDS encoding response regulator gives MDTPSTILIVDDDRDIRSLLADYLESNGYRALAAADGTAMWKTLDEARPDLIVLDLNLPGDDGLTLCRKLRATSTLPVIMLTARNEPLDRILGLEMGADDYLPKPFEPRELLARIRSVLRRSHAMPSNAPSDNAQQMRFAGWTLDLTARHLLNPEGIVIMLSGAEFRLLRVFLEHPNRVLNRDQLLNLTQGRDADPFDRSIDIQISRLRQKLGEDARLPQIIKTVRNGGYVLAGQVTVEPGT, from the coding sequence ATGGATACTCCTTCTACCATTCTCATCGTTGACGACGACCGCGACATCCGTTCGCTGCTGGCCGATTACCTCGAATCGAACGGCTACCGCGCCCTGGCCGCGGCCGACGGCACGGCCATGTGGAAGACGCTCGACGAAGCGCGTCCCGACCTGATCGTGCTCGACCTGAACCTGCCCGGCGACGACGGCCTGACCCTGTGCCGCAAGCTGCGCGCCACGTCGACCCTGCCGGTCATCATGCTCACCGCCCGCAACGAGCCGCTCGACCGCATCCTGGGCCTGGAAATGGGCGCCGACGATTACCTGCCCAAGCCGTTCGAGCCGCGCGAGCTGCTGGCGCGCATCCGCAGCGTGCTGCGCCGCAGCCACGCCATGCCGTCCAACGCGCCGTCCGACAATGCCCAGCAGATGCGCTTTGCCGGCTGGACCCTGGACCTGACCGCGCGCCACCTGCTCAATCCCGAGGGCATCGTCATCATGCTCTCCGGCGCCGAATTCCGCCTGCTGCGCGTGTTCCTCGAGCATCCCAACCGCGTGCTCAACCGCGACCAGCTGCTCAACCTGACCCAGGGCCGCGACGCCGATCCTTTCGACCGCTCGATCGACATCCAGATCAGCCGCCTGCGCCAGAAGCTCGGCGAGGATGCGCGCCTGCCGCAGATCATCAAGACGGTGCGCAACGGCGGCTACGTGCTGGCCGGCCAGGTGACGGTGGAG